A window of the Microcaecilia unicolor chromosome 5, aMicUni1.1, whole genome shotgun sequence genome harbors these coding sequences:
- the LOC115471306 gene encoding leukotriene B4 receptor 1-like encodes MDPSLATVKYEQRNDTRTDSLWVERTLAPCLFFGACFLVGIPGNCLVIWTILTKIPHHSFTVMLLLNLAIADIITLGTLPFSIHNLVGGWIYGLHFCKFLTYLICSTMYASVYFITLLSVHRFIAVLFPFQLQRLQRKNMVPRLVVAVWILALGLALPAFLFRSTVNRNGTVQCTEWEYTSDQQQVTVLLVETLVGFAMPFTILIICYICVIKGIKRLKSPRKNKSGKLIVSVVFAFFVCWSPHYTFKLLIVSSVSLKSAYPETSRALARTIERGRIILIALLFLSSCLNPLLYAFAARIFHRGLSTMHFVKLFGQLHEDIEQRRSLKPPSVLGGCISPQNV; translated from the coding sequence ATGGATCCttcacttgccacagtgaaatatGAACAGCGTAATGATACCAGGACTGATTCCCTCTGGGTTGAACGGACACTTGCCCCTTGCCTCTTTTTTGGAGCTTGTTTCCTTGTTGGCATCCCAGGGAACTGTTTGGTCATCTGGACAATACTCACCAAGATCCCACATCATTCATTTACTGTGATGCTTCTCCTCAACTTGGCCATAGCAGACATCATCACTCTGGGCacgttacctttcagtattcatAATCTCGTTGGTGGCTGGATCTATGGTCTCCACTTCTGTAAATTCCTAACCTACCTCATCTGCTCCACAATGTACGCCAGCGTGTATTTCATCACCCTGCTGAGTGTCCATCGTTTCATTGCAGTCCTCTTCCCATTCCAGTTACAAAGACTGCAAAGGAAGAACATGGTTCCTAGATTGGTTGTGGCTGTCTGGATCCTTGCTTTGGGCTTAGCTTTGCCCGCCTTTCTGTTTCGTTCCACTGTGAACAGGAATGGAACTGTCCAGTGCACCGAATGGGAGTACACCTCTGATCAACAGCAAGTCACAGTTCTACTGGTGGAAACTCTGGTGGGCTTTGCAATGCCTTTCACTATCCTCATCATATGCTACATCTGCGTCATAAAAGGGATTAAACGCCTGAAATCGCCAAGGAAAAATAAATCTGGGAAACTTATTGTGAGCGTGGTCTTTGCTTTCTTTGTGTGCTGGTCTCCTCACTACACCTTCAAACTGCTGATTGTATCCTCTGTGTCACTAAAATCTGCCTATCCAGAGACCTCCAGAGCTCTGGCAAGAACCATTGAAAGAGGAAGGATCATCCTCATTGCCTTGCTTTTCCTTAGCAGCTGCCTGAACCCCCTACTATATGCCTTTGCAGCACGTATCTTCCACAGAGGGTTGAGCACAATGCACTTTGTTAAACTCTTTGGTCAGCTGCATGAAGATATAGAACAGAGGAGGTCCCTCAAACCCCCTTCTGTTTTAGGTGGTTGTATATCTCCACAGAATGTCTAG